The following are from one region of the Nostoc cf. commune SO-36 genome:
- a CDS encoding AMP-binding protein, with protein MNTQANQLAHYLQSLGVGPEVLVGIYLERSLSVIVGLLAVLKAGGGYVPLDPDYPQQRLADISQDSQLSVLISEQKLLNSLPVQGVKVIVLDAESGVLTNQSQENPVSEVEPENLACILYTSGSTGKPKGVMLAHAALVNHSSAISEVFGLTNCDRVLQFASFSFDVAAEEIFPTWYKGATVVLRPAQMFPDFASLAQFIAQQKLSVLNITPAYWHEWAVAVSKSDATVPESLRLVAVGGDAVLPETVTIWQQLVGDRVNCLNVYGPTEASVTAIVHDLLHPKSEKTNSVLIGRPIANTQAYILESPSPTSTQSESKANCISVVFR; from the coding sequence TTGAATACCCAAGCTAACCAATTGGCGCACTACCTACAATCTCTAGGTGTGGGGCCAGAGGTTTTAGTGGGGATTTATTTAGAGCGATCGCTATCCGTTATCGTTGGATTGTTGGCCGTCCTCAAAGCCGGTGGCGGTTATGTCCCCTTAGACCCTGATTATCCCCAGCAGCGATTAGCTGACATATCCCAAGATTCACAATTATCTGTGCTGATTTCAGAACAGAAATTGCTCAATTCTTTGCCAGTGCAAGGCGTAAAAGTCATTGTCTTAGATGCAGAATCTGGGGTACTGACGAATCAAAGTCAAGAAAATCCGGTGAGTGAAGTAGAGCCAGAAAACTTGGCTTGTATATTGTATACTTCTGGGTCTACGGGCAAACCCAAAGGCGTGATGCTTGCTCACGCGGCTTTAGTTAACCATAGCAGTGCAATTAGTGAAGTATTTGGTTTAACTAACTGCGATCGCGTTTTGCAGTTTGCATCCTTCAGCTTTGATGTGGCTGCTGAAGAAATCTTCCCCACATGGTACAAAGGTGCAACTGTGGTCTTAAGACCCGCGCAAATGTTCCCTGACTTTGCCAGTCTTGCCCAATTTATTGCCCAACAAAAACTGAGTGTCTTAAATATCACCCCAGCATATTGGCATGAATGGGCGGTTGCGGTGTCAAAATCTGATGCAACAGTGCCAGAAAGTCTGCGCTTAGTAGCTGTGGGTGGGGATGCAGTTCTACCGGAAACAGTGACAATCTGGCAGCAATTAGTAGGCGATCGCGTCAATTGTCTAAATGTCTACGGCCCCACTGAAGCATCGGTGACAGCGATCGTCCACGATCTGCTGCATCCCAAATCAGAAAAAACCAATTCTGTATTGATTGGTCGTCCCATTGCCAATACCCAAGCTTACATCCTCGAATCGCCATCTCCAACCAGTACGCAATCGGAGTCAAAGGCGAACTGCATATCGGTGGTGTTTCGTTAA
- a CDS encoding amino acid adenylation domain-containing protein, which produces MTDEKFIPNPFEDSAAYTLRDASLRASPPASAGGRRLYKTGDLARYLPDGNIECFGRIDNQVKIRGFRIELGEIEAVLNQHSHVQTSCVIIREDAIANGGRNAIGEKRLVAYVVPYHEQIPTISELRQFLSNHLPLYMVPNTFVVLESLPLTPNRKVDRRALPIPDLYSELKDKYVAPRTPNEEMLAQIWAQVLKVEQVGIHDNFFEIGGHSLLATQLVSRIRNIFKVELPLRGLFAAATVAQLAHLIGELQQQNLEIIVPPILPRAENAELSLSYAQQRLWFLNQLQPNSALYNIPIALRLAGTLNVVALEESLQEIIQRHEALRTNFVTVDGKASQVIQTQTNWTVSVIELQHLSTSEQEKASRQLAQQQAIQSFDLRSTSPLRATLVVLNETEHLLLVCMHHIVSDEWSMGVFVQELAALYNAYSQGQTSPLAPLPIQYADFAIWQRQWLQGDVLQSQLSYWQQQLKDAPALLSLPTDRPRPAVQTFAGVYQEFALSEELTGKLTQLSQQQGMTLFMTLLAAFDTLLYRYTGQSDILVGTPIANRNRSEIEGLIGFFVNTLVMRTDLSGNPSFSELLTRVREMALSAYAHQDLPFEMLVEALQPERNLSHTPLFQVAFVFQNAPVSQVELTGLTISDLPTENVTAKFDLTLAIGNTATGFAGVLEYNTDLFDSSTIERMADHFVTLLEAIVANPQERISQLPMLTAVEQQQLLIDWNDTQADYPQDKCIHQLFEEQVEHTPDAVAVVFEEKQLTYAQLNSRANQLAHYLRALGVGADELVGICVERSLEMVVGLLGILKAGGAYVPLDPEYPTERLHFIFQDAQVSVLLTQQQLVEKLPPNLGLIVCLDTDAQVISLSSQENLITANKALNLAYVIYTSGSTGQPKGVLVTHDALLNLVFWHNKAFEITALDKATQVASTAFDAAVWELWPYLTAGASIYLVKPGIIASPVDLQDWLQSQNITISFLPTPIAEQLLSLEWRENTALRTLLTGGDKLHRYPSNLLPFQVVNNYGPTENTVVTTSGIVVCDGVVDNISPSIGRPIANTQIYILDEYLQPVPVGVPGELHIGGASLAQGYLNRSELTQEKFIPNPFTDEPHSRLYKTGDLARYLSDGNIEFLGRIDNQIKIRGFRIELGEIEAAISQLPEVREAVVVAREDQLNNKRLVAYVVPQQENCNVKNNHSDNLAQSLRANLKKLLPSYMIPSSFVLLENLPLTPNGKIDHRALPTHELTLLNEADYVMPNTEAEKIIAGIWQKALQVEKVGIHDNFFEIGGHSLIATQVISRLQEAFGTSLPLRYIFESPTVAQLVRRF; this is translated from the coding sequence TTGACAGACGAAAAATTTATTCCCAATCCGTTTGAGGATAGCGCAGCGTATACCCTTCGGGATGCTTCGCTTAGAGCGAGTCCGCCAGCGTCGGCAGGAGGCAGGAGATTATATAAAACTGGGGATTTAGCGCGTTATTTACCCGATGGTAATATTGAATGCTTTGGACGCATCGACAATCAGGTAAAAATTCGGGGATTCCGCATTGAGTTGGGAGAAATTGAAGCGGTACTCAACCAACATTCCCATGTGCAGACATCTTGTGTGATTATCCGCGAAGATGCGATCGCCAACGGTGGGCGGAACGCCATCGGGGAGAAGCGCCTAGTCGCTTACGTAGTACCATATCATGAGCAGATTCCCACCATTAGCGAACTGCGTCAGTTCCTCTCTAATCATCTGCCCCTTTACATGGTTCCAAATACTTTCGTGGTGTTGGAGTCCCTACCGCTAACACCAAACCGCAAAGTAGACCGCCGCGCCCTACCAATACCAGATTTATACAGCGAACTCAAAGACAAATATGTAGCTCCACGCACTCCAAATGAAGAAATGCTGGCACAAATTTGGGCGCAAGTTTTGAAAGTAGAGCAAGTAGGCATTCATGATAACTTCTTTGAAATTGGGGGACACTCACTACTAGCAACACAACTGGTTTCACGTATCCGCAACATTTTCAAAGTAGAACTACCTTTGCGGGGCTTGTTTGCAGCAGCAACAGTCGCCCAATTAGCTCATCTGATTGGGGAGTTGCAGCAACAAAACTTAGAAATAATAGTACCGCCCATCTTACCAAGAGCAGAGAATGCAGAATTATCACTGTCTTATGCTCAACAGCGTTTATGGTTTTTAAACCAGTTACAACCCAATAGTGCTTTATATAACATCCCCATAGCTTTGCGTTTAGCAGGAACTCTTAACGTTGTTGCCTTAGAGGAAAGCTTGCAAGAAATAATTCAGCGCCACGAAGCATTACGCACTAACTTCGTTACAGTTGATGGAAAAGCTTCTCAAGTCATTCAAACACAAACGAATTGGACAGTATCAGTAATTGAGTTGCAACATCTGTCAACAAGTGAGCAAGAAAAAGCTTCACGGCAATTAGCGCAACAACAAGCTATTCAATCCTTTGACCTCAGAAGTACATCTCCACTCAGAGCAACATTAGTAGTGCTTAATGAGACAGAACACTTACTATTAGTGTGTATGCATCACATTGTTAGTGATGAGTGGTCAATGGGTGTGTTTGTTCAGGAACTAGCAGCCCTATACAATGCCTATTCTCAAGGTCAAACGTCACCATTAGCGCCATTACCAATTCAGTACGCAGATTTTGCAATTTGGCAAAGACAGTGGTTGCAAGGGGATGTGCTGCAAAGTCAACTGAGTTATTGGCAACAACAACTCAAAGATGCACCAGCTTTATTGTCGCTGCCCACAGACCGACCCAGACCTGCTGTGCAAACCTTCGCTGGCGTATATCAAGAGTTTGCACTTTCTGAGGAACTAACTGGTAAACTGACACAACTTAGTCAGCAACAAGGCATGACTTTGTTTATGACGCTGTTGGCAGCGTTTGATACATTACTTTACCGCTACACAGGACAATCGGATATTTTGGTGGGAACACCAATTGCTAACCGGAATCGTAGTGAAATAGAAGGGTTAATTGGCTTTTTTGTCAACACCTTAGTGATGCGGACTGATTTATCAGGCAATCCTAGCTTTAGCGAATTACTCACTCGTGTTCGGGAAATGGCATTGTCCGCTTATGCTCATCAAGACTTGCCCTTTGAAATGCTGGTGGAAGCATTACAGCCAGAACGCAACTTAAGCCATACACCACTATTTCAGGTAGCGTTTGTGTTTCAGAATGCGCCTGTGTCTCAAGTAGAACTGACTGGGCTAACTATAAGTGATTTACCAACAGAAAATGTCACTGCCAAGTTTGATCTTACCTTGGCGATCGGCAACACTGCGACTGGATTTGCGGGAGTGTTGGAGTACAATACCGACTTGTTTGATAGCAGCACTATTGAGCGGATGGCGGATCATTTTGTGACATTGCTGGAAGCAATTGTGGCAAATCCCCAAGAGCGAATTTCTCAATTGCCAATGCTGACAGCAGTTGAGCAGCAACAGTTATTAATTGACTGGAATGATACTCAAGCAGATTATCCCCAAGATAAATGTATCCATCAGTTGTTTGAAGAACAGGTAGAGCATACACCGGATGCTGTAGCAGTTGTATTTGAAGAAAAACAACTTACTTATGCCCAGTTAAATAGTCGTGCGAATCAGTTGGCACACTACTTGCGAGCTTTGGGTGTAGGAGCCGATGAGTTAGTAGGTATTTGTGTCGAGCGTTCTTTAGAAATGGTTGTAGGACTGTTGGGCATTCTCAAAGCTGGTGGTGCTTATGTGCCACTTGACCCAGAATATCCAACTGAACGTTTGCACTTTATTTTTCAAGATGCTCAAGTTTCAGTACTGCTAACTCAGCAGCAACTCGTTGAAAAACTACCCCCAAATCTAGGGTTGATTGTATGTTTAGATACTGATGCTCAAGTTATTTCTCTCTCCAGCCAAGAGAATCTGATTACTGCTAACAAAGCTCTTAACTTAGCTTATGTGATTTATACTTCTGGTTCGACAGGACAACCGAAGGGAGTATTAGTTACCCATGATGCACTGCTAAATCTCGTATTTTGGCACAACAAAGCTTTTGAAATCACGGCTTTAGATAAAGCCACTCAGGTAGCTTCCACAGCATTTGATGCTGCTGTCTGGGAATTGTGGCCTTACCTCACCGCAGGGGCAAGTATTTATTTAGTTAAACCTGGAATCATTGCATCACCAGTCGATTTGCAAGATTGGTTGCAAAGCCAAAATATTACCATCAGTTTTCTGCCAACGCCAATAGCAGAGCAATTATTATCTCTGGAATGGAGAGAAAATACAGCTTTGCGAACTCTGCTAACTGGGGGAGATAAACTTCATCGATATCCATCAAATTTACTTCCTTTCCAGGTTGTGAATAATTATGGCCCAACTGAAAATACTGTTGTTACAACTTCAGGGATAGTAGTTTGTGATGGAGTCGTTGATAATATCTCGCCATCTATTGGTCGTCCCATTGCCAATACGCAAATCTACATTTTAGATGAGTATTTGCAACCAGTTCCCGTTGGTGTGCCAGGAGAATTGCATATTGGTGGTGCTTCCTTAGCGCAAGGTTATCTTAACCGAAGCGAGTTAACACAAGAGAAATTCATTCCTAATCCTTTTACCGATGAACCACATTCCCGTCTCTATAAAACTGGAGATTTAGCACGCTACTTAAGTGATGGAAATATTGAATTTCTCGGTCGGATCGACAATCAGATAAAAATTCGTGGCTTCCGCATTGAGTTGGGAGAAATTGAAGCTGCAATATCTCAGCTACCTGAAGTCCGGGAAGCAGTAGTCGTTGCACGGGAAGACCAACTGAATAACAAACGCTTGGTAGCTTATGTTGTACCGCAACAAGAAAATTGCAATGTAAAAAATAATCACTCCGATAATTTAGCTCAATCTTTAAGAGCTAATCTTAAGAAACTCTTGCCCAGCTACATGATCCCTTCCAGCTTTGTGCTGCTAGAGAACCTGCCTTTAACACCAAATGGCAAGATAGACCACCGTGCGCTGCCAACACATGAGCTAACTCTTCTAAATGAAGCTGATTATGTCATGCCAAATACAGAAGCAGAAAAAATCATTGCTGGTATTTGGCAAAAAGCACTGCAAGTAGAAAAGGTAGGTATTCACGATAATTTCTTTGAAATTGGAGGACATTCCCTGATAGCTACTCAGGTAATTTCTCGATTGCAAGAAGCTTTTGGAACTTCGTTACCATTACGCTATATCTTTGAGTCACCAACAGTTGCCCAGTTAGTGAGGCGATTTTAG